In the Silene latifolia isolate original U9 population chromosome 1, ASM4854445v1, whole genome shotgun sequence genome, ttcgAAATATAAGTAAAATATTGGGACATTTCTGTAACACCAAAGCAAACGTTGGATTATTCTTATTAAAATCAAAAGGTTGAGTTATTTTCGGAATACTTAACAAAcgttgggttatttttgttaaattcgTCTTTTATATATGATTcttatatttttatttataatttattttataAACTCCgtatttgtttcaattttttacTAAAAAAAACCTTGAAAAATGAATAAATGACCGAGATAGAAACTAAAGATAGTTATTTTTCTAAAGATAAAGAGCATGTCCAATGGTGTACCTTAGGAACTATTTGCTTGCAAATGTTGCTACACTAACTATTGGAGAAGGCCAACTAAGATGGCTTAGCTTAAACTAGTTGCTTTATTAAACTAGTTGCTTACAATGGCCACATTTAAAAAACAACCAATAGAATTTTAGGTTTGATTTTTTCTTAATTTTTGAATTATACAATAAAAGCAAAGCTAGTATAAAATCTAGCTAAATCATTGAAATAATTTAATAGTTTAGAATGGTTGTAGCTTAAAATATGATGTGGATTTGCCAAATTAAAAAATTATTGCTTACCATTGGACTTGAGAAccttatttgaaaaaaaaaaattatatgatAGAAGTATGAAACAGAGAGAAAATTACATACTCGATACTCAACATGGAGTATGTTAATATTGAGCTATCACATGTTTGAGATAGAGAATAATTATCCTTTACATATTCGACATTTGTTTTACATCATTATAAGTCCATTTTAGGTTACTAAACGAGATATAATCCTATAAAAAGTTAGCGACATAATTGTTAAATCCTTATAACATTCCCCCCCCCGAGTTTAGAAATGCGGTTTAGGGAACCTTATACAGAATTCTATCGGTTATATGATCGTATTCGGTTCCAACTCCGAAGTAAACTAAAAAAAGCCATACAAAACTACTATTTCATCATATTTGCACTAACTTAAGTCTGCAAATAGCGGGCAAAGGTTTGAAGTAAGCAAGCCACTCTAATCATTGATAGTAACGTGACAAAAGGAATAATTTATAAAGTTTTAATATAAAGTGCTGAAAATGTATGCCTTTGAGGAATATATaacaaatataaataaataaaaagcaTAAAAAGTAAGGAAATAAGGAAATATAAAACTGAAAAAGATAAATTTGGGGAAGAGAGTTTGGTTATGGAGCAATAAGTTGAAGAGGATATGCAGGTCCATCTTTTGAGTGATTTAGGATTTCATTTTTGGTTTTGGCATCATTATCTCACCATTACTTTCTTGCTAATTGGgttttgcttaattaattaatttaatttaatttatgtttggaTGTAATGCACTTAATTATGAACGTGGGTGACGAAGGTAAAATCTCTTTACAAAATTTTACCCATAGTTTGTTTGGGTGATCTATACACGCTTTGACATAGGATCTAAAAAATATTTAGTTTTCAAAAAAGTaatattatttttctttattatCGTAAATTTTCGTCTAGTTTATAACATAAAGGCAAGTTATTTTAACATTATAAGAAAGAAtctcccctactactaagagaataaaaattctcttagttttccctccaaaaggcaTCTAACTAAATAAGGTAACAAGAAAAAATTCactacattattatcttttcaattaatatattcttataattaaactctaatcttttaattaaaattcatatttatgactttttcattaaaatgcataatttattatgcaatcatttccatttccatatatattatttttcatcgattacactctaaaattacgcaaaccTGTTTCTTATGCAGTCTTTAACATACTTATTGTCATCACTTACACCCTAAAATTACGTAAATCTGTTTCTTATATTATCcttcatcagttacactctaaatacggtgtatattttaaaggacgtaataatttttatgtatttttttaattaaaaataaaaaaatattagtctAATTATTCGTAATTCGTCTTTATAAGTGCGTGGTATACTATTTTTTACCTGTTTTTGTTATAAAGTTTATACGCGTTTAGATTagattttacatttttacatcacttaattgtaatttaatgtcataaattagtttcatCTAATGATATATCATTATAGGGTTATTTTTTTatagtaaagtaaaaatggtttaagacaaaaataaGTTAACTTAAAGTGTCTTTTGATGGTTATAAACTTTCATTTTGtacctcttactaagattatattagtacattataacattaaaggtacagttaatttatgcaattaatttaatgagaatgtctttttataaaacaaaactaaaaaataccGTGTTGTAGCACGGAGATCTATACTAGTTTAAGATCAATTGAAAATGTCTTAGTCTCCTGGTAAAACATTCCTAAGAACAATAGATTTCAGGTTCAATTCTCCTCCACTCTAGTGTGGTACTCTTCCATGCACAAGTTTTACTTATTTATGCACTATTTGTCATAATTTATCTGTTCCCCTTACATACCCTTCTTTTAACGaacaaaaaataataatttcTTTTTTTCCTATCATTCTCACTTAATATAATCATTCTTTGTATCAAATCAAATTAAGTAAAAATGTACATAATCATGTATTGATTAAATTAGGGTGAGAAAAATTGGGATTTTTTAAATTAGGTTTATGGGAAAGGGGTGGCTAGGGTAGATGGCAGAGGAGGCCGGTGGGAAGGTCGCCTGCTCGGCGGATGCGTCAGAAGTAGGGTGACGTGCAAGGGTTGGGGAGGTTAGAATGGCGATGCAGAAATTAAGACATCAACTTGGACAAACAGCCGATATTTTTGGGTATTAAAAAGTCACATTGTGGTTTCGAACCCAAGTCATAAGACTACTCATGCATATCACCACTCATTGACTTCAACGGCTAAGAAGTTTACTCAACTTCACATTTTAGGTCACTAATTCAGATGTCAAGTAATTACGGTTTAAGTTTTAAAGTTCAAATAGAATCAAACCAACAGTCGAGAAcgattcttttttttctttttattaggTCATAGCCACAACAAAAGGGGTGATTATTTGCAATTGACCCTAGAAAAAGAGGTACTCTAGCATCCCAAATTAGTCCTTAAACCATGATTATGCAAGTAGACCTAATTTGTTGAATGGCAAAACCAACAAATGTAACATCATGTTGGAATGTTGGATGTTCCAAACATCACACAAATTCAAGTGTCTTCCAATATTAGTGCTCTTTTAACCAACATTCCTTTATTACCTTCAGACACGGAAAATATTAACCCACCCAAAAAAGAAGGGGCAAAAAGACAATTGTTTTGTCAACGAATGACACCATGTTTTGACTTAATTGTTCATTTACGGCCTATAATGCTTCACTTTTACTCTAACTACTACCAACATCTAAAGTAATGACCCAcaaacaatgtttcttcctttgAGGGTCAATATGTAAAGATGTCCTTGTAGTGTATCTCGACACTCGACTGCGCCTCACTAGCTGTGCATTGGGTATGAGTGTATGACTAGGTGATGCACCATGTCGCGAGATTGTAActgttaacttttttttttacggttgccaaaaaaaaaaatgatcgaAATTGAATGAgataaaagtgttattttaacgatAATAATACTACTATATTAAAGCATACACCCTGGATTCGACCCAGTCATTTTAAAGACGGGGTTATGCTTCAAAATTTAATAGAAGAGCTAGCTTGCAGAACAATTATAAAGGCTTTGTGAGCACAAAACTATAGCTATTTGTCCTGAATTGTGGCAATGAAAGCAATTAGAGGATTTTATACTTCAAAATTTGATCTATGAAATAGCTCACGAGTTGGCGTCTGGGAAGGTTGGAAAGCCATGACGATCTGCTGGTGTACAAGGGAAGGGCAATACGGCATCATCTTTTGGAAGAAGAATGCTTGTTCTTCTTGTTGCCGCCTTTTCTAGCAATTGATTCACCCACTTGCTGCTCTTCTGCCTTTTGTTCCTCCTCCAATATGGCAAGctataaaagaaagaaataaaaggagACGATGAGTCGATGACAATTTGTATCGCTTAAATATATCCATATAAAACTACAGCAGTACAGCGTGATAACTGATAACTCGTTGATAACTAAAATTTGACATTACCTCATCGAGAAGTGGTTTGAGCTCCCTATATCGAACTTCAGCAAAATCAAAGCCATCTTTCCGAAGCTCCTGCAACATTACAAAAGGCTGAAATTCTAGGCCTAGAGCGTTCAACAGGGTGGACACAGGTCGAATCAGTTTATGCTAGATCTATATACACTGTAATGAAATGCTACGGAATACTTCGTATTACACCAGATATAGTATCAATTCATATCATTAAGTCGCCTTTTGAATATGCATACATTTCACAAATCCTTTGTAATTCAGGGAGTGGATAGAGACTGGTGAGACAAGTACAGAAAGGGTCAAGGACTGCATGATGAATGTTGAATATTGCACATACAAAGTTCAACAGAAAACTGCTCTATATCACTAAAGGTACGACCTATGATCGAGAATGGCCATTGATATTACTAAAAGATTATTAGAATAATGTTTTGACATAACTGTTTGAGGGCTAAGGCATATGCCCGCATATCAGAAGTACCAAATACGATTCTGCCCGTTACCATAATCTTCGCAGCAAGAAGGAAAGCAAGTTCAAAAAACGAGATGTATAAGCGGAACTCACCTTGCCAGTGTGTTGGGTATGCTCATATGCTGCCATTTGCCAGTATGTACTCGTACGTTTATAAAAGTCCCTCAATGTCTCCCCAGGCTTCATAATAGATACAAAGGAAGAAGAGTTACGCATCAATGTATTACCAAGAAACACAATTTGCGAGTTACATCAATTGACCTTCGAGCAAATAGACACTCATTTGGTTGAACAGCTAGCTCAAAACTGAGCTATGCAAACTAGTTTGACAACTATAACATCACCCCAGCGTCTCAGGGGATCCAACTAATACCAGGGTAAGAGAAGGTCACATTAACACATCATTACCCTCAAAAGTTGTTTACGTAGTCTACGGATGACTCCTAACGAAAATTGCATCAGATGATGGCTAGAAATACTTCTTAAAAAACAAGTGTGGCCACAGTTGATTTAAGCTAATTTTCTATACTCCATTACAAACCATAATGAAAGAATAGTGAGTCATTGGCCGCCATTGGAAAAGGAAACGGAAAAAAATGACATAAGGATGATATCATGAGTAAGAGAGTATATAATTGCAAGTACCGCTGGGGTTCGCAGTGAGTCTGAAAGGCCAAGGCTTGCTCTAATTTGCTCTATTCTAGCTCGTTTCTCCTTCCTTCGTAGAGTCTTTCCTTTCCCTTTTATCAAGGCAACAGCATCTCCCACCTTACGTGAGTTTTCATCAACCTTCACCAAATAATATAAATACAATCAGTAAAGAGCCCAAACATATATCCAAGACTTTAATCAATAAATAGAAAATGACTCCGACTGACTGAAATATGGGTCGAAGTCCGTTAAGGCCATACAAAAATTTAATGACGCAAAAAGAAAATAAACAGGCACCTCCATTTCATCgtcctcatcttcttcttcttcttctgtttCTTCGTCACTGCCTTCACCACTATCCTCActatcatcatcgtcttcctcttcatcttcatcttctgaAGCTTCAACCCATTCGGATTCAGAAGCCTGTCGTTAAGTAGCTTAAAGGGTTTAAACATAATCTTTTGCAAGAAGCCTAAAGAACAAATCACAGATAGTATCACAGAAGATAATTAGAATGTCATTAACAAGTGAAACTCACCGGAATTATGCATTTCCATTCATCCAATTTGCTAAGATTAAGTGTATACAAATCATCAAGAGTGATTTCTTGATCTTTAACCTCCATCATGCCTCCATACAAGTACAATGTATCCCTTCCAACAGCTATGCATGCATTGATACGCCCACAAGGCTTCACTACCTGAACACAGTTGAGATCAAATGACTGGGAAGATGATGAACAaccataatactccctccgttttttttttaaataatgacatttttGCTCTTCGAGGTGAGGATGTGCTGATAAATTTTATAAAAAAGCAGCTTTGCAAACAATTATGAAACTTATAACACTAGATCTGTAGTGAAAATACTGTCATACaagtatacatatcataatatttgaTCATGTACTTTGAAAGATGGACATATAAATGAGTATCTCATATGTTAGAATGACTTATACAAAACAAAACAGAGGGAGTTGTACCAATAATCAATTAAACTGGTGTACTATAAAACAAACCTCTGGCAAAGCAATATGTTGCGATTCCCTACTAGTGTCAGTTTCTTGAGACTTGCCATTGTTTGCCAAGGCCTGTCTACTACTACTACTCTCATCATTCTCTGTTTCCAAAGACATTTCACAAATGCTCTCCCCCAAAACGTTTCCTACATTTTGATCATTTATTGTCGTCCTCGACCCGTCTGTAGTGTCCATATCCATCGAAGAAGTTTTCTCTTCTGCCAACTTTTTCACCTGCAGCACCAAATAGAAACAATCTGTTAATATATTATTAGGCTCAACACACAGGGTTTGACTTTAATACGAGTGCATGATAGTCATTTCCCAAAAACAAATGTTACTCTATCAATGGGAAAGCACCTTGAACTCAGGCCAAAATAGCATATTAATGGAACTGTCGATACAAATCCCACAATGAACTACAGCAAAGGCGCAAAGCTTCAGGCATGAACTATTCTAATAAAGGTAAATAGCAATTTTTGACGAAAAATAAATTCCATGCTCTCACCAAGCAAATAGGAGTTATAAGACCTTAATGAACCAACTAGCTCAACTGTCCTAGACTTAGGCcctattcttttggactgaaacgaatctgatctgaactgaacttatagaatctgaactgaacttaacttaacttatctgaacttaacttataggatccgaactgaactgaacttataggagccgaacttttctgaactgaacttataggagccgaacttaagttgttgttgttgttgttgaacattgttaaaaaaaaaattagtctaAAACACTAGGTAAAATAATACTCgtaacatttttccgctttatatgcattggtttgttcatacattatactacgattacattacgataacaaataaaccacatattatatcttttttctaaccatttatttccatattatcataatcctcatcacTTTCATCTTCACTATCACTCTCAACAACGGATCCACCGCCTCGCCAAATATTTTTGACTATGTTGTTTCGTACCTAATACATGGCCTTATTCCGCTTTTTATCAAACATGCCCAAATCTATTGTGACGCTGAAATTATTAATAAGaggagttattttttttttttttagataataatgtatgtatcgaataattaatgtcaaatatttttgtatcggtctttaaaaataatactccttatATAGCTTTTCTCaactaaatttataggatctgaatttttTTGAACTgcacttataggatctgaacttataggatctgaactgaacttataggatctaaactgaacttataggatctgaactgaactgaacttataggatctgaaccgaacttataggatctgaactgaacagaactgaacttataggatctgaactgaactaaaattaagtgactttaagtccaaaagaacagggccttaatcaATCTGAAGAATTCTGAAGCGCCGAGTTAAATAACGCTTTTCCCGTCCAGGTCTAAAGTCTAATGCATCATGCATGTTTGCTATAAGCCTATAACTAGGTATGTCATTGTGTCATACTTGAGATACGCCAAATTGTAAGGCGCtttgaaaagaaataaatagagaGGAATTTTACCTACACATTAGAGTTACTCGTTCAAAATAAAGGACCACATTACATTATGTAGGAATTGAATACCTTATCTTTGCCAGACTTTTCCTTACGGAGCTCCAATGGATACCTTAGAAATAGCAAATAAACAATTCCATCAACTAAAAGTTGCCAAATCATTTCTGGCTACCAAAGCAAGCAGTAAAAAAGTCTGATCTCACTGGTTTGAAGATATTCATACTAACATGAACAAGGTCGAAAATCAAACTAACTAAAGTTTTAAACACTAGATTTTTATCCTAAAACTTTTACAGGTGTGTGTATTGATTTATGATACTCTAAATCACGACTTGGCAGACGCAGACAATAGTCAATACATACATTTATACCATCTCTAATTACACCGACAACGAAAAGTAAACGTATCACTGTACAAGTTCAAGTGATGAGGTAATTACCAGCGGCGATTGTCCATCTGGAAACCATAAATCTCGTTAAGGAATAGACTCATCATCACATCACCTGTAAATAAATAAAACAGATCAGATAAAGGACTTCATGACTTATATGCAGCACCATCTTCAAAATGTTTTTGTGTAGAAAGTTTACTGAAGAGAACTGACCCTGAACTTCCATGTCCACCACTCCTCCAAAAAGAACAGCTCTTTTTTTGTGCACACACATAGAAAATCCTGCACGAGCTCCTGGAGGCATCCCACTTTTCTTTACCTGATCAGTGAAACACAAATGCATAACAAGCCGAGGAATTGAGGATACATTGGGAAAAGAAGATATTGCTCAAATTACACCTCTCAAAATTATATGATTGAACTAGTCAGTGCAACCGGATTATCGAGACATTCAGATCCAAGAAAATGTTCCATAAGATAAAGCACATCCTAAAAGATCGATCATGAATGCATAACTTCGTGATGAGGTTGAACAGAACATCCCTCAGATGAAAATATTCAATAAGATAATATGGGTTTGAGGATAACAATCATATTTCACTTTTCTTTTCCCCTACGATATTATCACCCTTATTGTCATAAGGTCTCAAATTATCATATGTTCTTATACCAATTACGAGAAGAGAATGATGATCAATATCCTCTCCGCTAATAATTTTCACCGAGAGTCTGCTAACTTCTCTACTTTCGAGACATCAGCCTAAAGCCTCGTTGGTCGGTTGGCTAATCATAAAGAACCCTCTTAAGAAAGATATGTTCTTATCCCATTTACGAGAAGAGAATGATGGTCGACATCCTCTCCGCTAATAATTTTCACCGAGAGTCTGCTAGCTTTTCTACTTTCGAGACATCAGCCTAAAGCCTCATTGGTTGGTTGGCTAATCATAAAGAACTCTCTAAAGAAATATATCAATTGTAAATGACATACAATGAAATTGCTAGCCTTGGGCACctcttatatactccctccgtcccaataatttgtttgcctttgattaatacccctcacaaaaaaaaaaaaaaaaaaaaaaaaaaaaaaaaaaaaaaaagggcaaacaaatgattgggacaaagGGAGTATTATATACGAAAAAaaagtactccctctgtcccaatcatttgtttaccttttttattctgtgtaaggggtattttaatcaaaggttaACAAATGATCAGGATGGGAGAGAGTAAGTTATACTCCCTCACATTCAGTGGAAATGAACGATATGCAAATGGCACAAATATTAAGGTATATTTTTACCAAAATACCCCTCCACTTTTACCCATAAACTACCCACCACTCCACCAGAACTCCTTATTATCTCCCTCCTCACTCTTACCCACTATTACATCACTCACCCCACCACAAACACCACCCTATTGGTGTCGTCTCCACACCGGCGGAGGCAGACTTCATCGGCAACAGTCTCAAGCATCCATAGACCATAGCAACTACAGCGACAAGGCGAAATGCATCACAAATATCCATATGTTGCCTGATAAACCCATACCTTGTTCCATTCCCAAGTTCTAGGATCTAAAGACCACAAGTCTGAATGGACTACTCCCTTCTCAGAGCTGTTGTTCTTATCTGATGAAACTTCTTTAAAATATCCTCCATACAAAAATATCTGCAAGTAATAAACAATTAAG is a window encoding:
- the LOC141612972 gene encoding uncharacterized protein LOC141612972 — encoded protein: MGKKQKKAGKGKEKTEKKTAKADEKKARRETKKLSPEDDIDAILLSIQKEEAKKKEVIVEENVPAPSPRSNCSLTINPLKETELIIYGGEFYNGNKTFVYGDLYRYDVEKQEWKLISSPNSPPPRSAHQAVAWKNYLYIFGGEFTSPNQERFHHYKDFWVLDLKTNQWEQLNYKGAPSPRSGHRMILYKHKIIVFGGFYDTLREVRYLNDLHVFDLDQFKWQEIKPGPGSLWPSPRSAFQLAVYQDEIFLYGGYFKEVSSDKNNSSEKGVVHSDLWSLDPRTWEWNKVKKSGMPPGARAGFSMCVHKKRAVLFGGVVDMEVQGDVMMSLFLNEIYGFQMDNRRWYPLELRKEKSGKDKVKKLAEEKTSSMDMDTTDGSRTTINDQNVGNVLGESICEMSLETENDESSSSRQALANNGKSQETDTSRESQHIALPEVVKPCGRINACIAVGRDTLYLYGGMMEVKDQEITLDDLYTLNLSKLDEWKCIIPASESEWVEASEDEDEEEDDDDSEDSGEGSDEETEEEEEDEDDEMEVDENSRKVGDAVALIKGKGKTLRRKEKRARIEQIRASLGLSDSLRTPAPGETLRDFYKRTSTYWQMAAYEHTQHTGKELRKDGFDFAEVRYRELKPLLDELAILEEEQKAEEQQVGESIARKGGNKKNKHSSSKR